A single genomic interval of Procambarus clarkii isolate CNS0578487 chromosome 61, FALCON_Pclarkii_2.0, whole genome shotgun sequence harbors:
- the LOC123774366 gene encoding CD151 antigen-like, with translation MAELSHTLTSTFNNNYMIDPDVTQAIDQMQIEYHCCGALTFSQWGDSQWLRENPGINNTVPDSCCKTPSPYCGVRNHPSNIWYNGCIHQFEDELGRHLLILGAVGCGICLIQVFGMILSCCLYIKLKDVDENYF, from the exons ATGGCCGAGCTCTCCCACACCCTCACCTCCACCTTCAACAACAACTATATGATAGACCCAGACGTCACTCAGGCCATAGATCAGATGCAGATAGAG TACCACTGTTGCGGGGCCTTAACCTTCAGCCAATGGGGAGACAGCCAATGGTTGCGTGAAAACCCAGGCATCAATAACACTGTTCCAGACTCCTGCTGCAAgactccctcaccttactgtggtGTCAGGAATCATCCTTCCAACATTTGGTACAAT GGCTGTATCCATCAGTTTGAAGACGAGCTTGGTCGACATCTGCTGATTCTTGGGGCAGTTGGTTGTGGTATCTGTCTGATTCAGGTCTTTGGGATGATCCTCTCTTGCTGTCTCTACATAAAACTAAAGGATGTTGATGAAAATTATTTTTAA